Proteins found in one Coffea eugenioides isolate CCC68of chromosome 5, Ceug_1.0, whole genome shotgun sequence genomic segment:
- the LOC113771232 gene encoding uncharacterized protein LOC113771232, translating to MSVAEYEIQFTKLSRFAPELIATEQRRVRRFVQGLNVELQESLAAVRIDTFADAVERAQRVEVARAQVKSFQAKKRFAPSSSREPTYGSTPPAKVGRGTGGVTSPGAPRGALARGTGARNAGGRNNGIRGGPIGRAQPRNTSQGGRAIIPQMTCAYCKKPGHIMDSCWKKQGKCLKCGSSEHQISGCPKMQGGTTSNARSNTSGGSRPTVPARVYAIGDQPVPDSSEVVEGTLPIFHRLAKVLIDPGATHSFVNPSFMSGIDVQPVRLPFDLEVRTPMGNKNVITSLAYKNCEFWIGERKMLVDLISLDIKGYDVIIGMDFLGHYHAKLDCRAKVVEFCIPGEATLRLDVKGRLASSAMISGIRARKMLFKGAQGFLAFLINAPSDQVKLEDVPVVREFSDVFPEELRTLPPEREVEFKIDLMPGTAPISKTPYRMAPAELKELKIQLQDLLEKGFEDIPKTTFSTRYGHFEFAVMPFGLTNAPAAFMDLMQRIFKKYLDQFVVVFIDDILIYSKTREEHAKHLEVVLQILREHKLYAKFSKCEFWLTEISFLGHRVSEDGIAVDPAKVEAIMNWKQPETPTEVRSFLGLAGYYRRFIQDFSKIAGPMTELTKKGAKFVWTPKCESSFQELKKRLTSAPVLVLPDGGEGYVVYSDASREGLGCVLMQMGKVVAYASRRLKPHEQNYPTHDLELAAVIFALKKWRHYLYGVTFEVYTDHKSLTYLFSQKELNLRQRRWVEFLEDYDCSINYHPGKANVDSLGTKLKFSTAYHPQTDGQSERTIQTLEDLLRSCILDFGGKWSQYMTLVEFAYNNSYQASIQMAPYEALYGRRKYYPDPSHVLPLEGIEVDETLTYEEGPVRILEREMKELRNKEIPLVKILWKNHGLEEATWELEEEMQNKYPDLFL from the exons atgagtgtcgccgaatatgaaatCCAGTTCACAAAGCTATCCCGCTTTGCACCTGAGTTGATAGCCACCGAGCAAAGGCGTGTtcggaggtttgtgcagggtTTGAATGTGGAACTACAGGAAAGTTTAGCCGCCGTAAGGATAGATACTTTCGCAGATGCTGTCGAAAGAGCTCAGAGAGTTGAAGTAGCTAGAGCTCAAGTGAAATCTTTTCAAGCTAAGAAAAGATTTGCCCCCAGCAGTAGTCGAGAGCCGACGTATGGAAGTACTCCACCGGCTAAAGTGGGCCGAGGTACAGGCGGAGTGACTAGTCCCGGAGCACCGCGAGGTGCATTAGCAAGGGGAACCGGGGCAAGGAATGCAGGGGGAAGAAACAATGGAATTAGAGGGGGACCGATTGGAAGAGCACAACCTAGGAATACCTCGCAAGGAGGCCGAGCCATAATTCCCCAAATGACTTGTGCATATTGTAAGAAACCTGGTCATATTATGGATAGCTGCTGGAAGAAGCAAGGAAAGTGCTTGAAATGCGGAAGTAGCGAGCACCAAATTTCTGGATGTCCAAAAATGCAGGGAGGGACTACTTCGAACGCTAGATCAAACACTTCTGGAGGGAGCCGGCCGACAGTTCCTGCCAGAGTGTATGCTATAGGTGACCAACCtgtacctgattcctcggaaGTGGTGGAAGGTACACTTCCGATTTTTCATCGATTAGCTAAAGTGTTAATTGACCCTGGTGCAACCCATTCATTCGTAAATCCATCCTTTATGTCTGGAATAGATGTGCAACCTGTTAGATTACCCTtcgatcttgaagttaggacacccATGGGTAATAAGAATGTAATCACTAGTTTGGCTTATAAGAATTGTgaattctggattggagagcgTAAAATGCTAGTGGATCTGATCAGTCTGGACATAAAAGGTTATGATGTTAtaataggaatggattttctagGCCATTATCATGCTAAACTTGACTGCCGAGCGAAAGTGGTGGAATTTTGTATACCTGGTGAAGCAACCCTGAGGTTAGATGTCAAGGGTAGGTTAGCATCATCTGCTATGATCTCAGGAATCCGAGCAAGGAAAATGTTGTttaaaggagcgcaaggtttcttAGCCTTCTTGATAAACGCCCCCAGTGATCAAGTGAAGCTGGAGGATGTACCAGTGGTACGGGAATTTTCGGATGTTTTTCCCGAAGAGTTAAGGACTCTACCGCCGGAAAGAGAAGTGGAATTTAAGATTGACTTGATGCCTGGAACGGCTCCAATTTCTAAGACCCCAtatcgaatggctcctgccgagctaaaagaattgaaaattcaattacaAGATCTGTTGGAGAAGGGCTTT GAAGATATACCTAAGACTACTTTTAGTAcgagatatggacattttgagtttgcagtcatgccttttggattaaccaatgcaccagctGCTTTCATGGACCTGATGCAGAGAATTTTTAAGAAGTATCTGGATCAGTTTGTAGTGGTTTTCATAGATGATATCCTGATTTACTCTAAGACTCGAGAGGAGCATGCTAAGCATTTAGAGGTGGTTTTGCAGATACTAAGAGAACATAAGCTGTATGCCAAAttcagcaagtgtgagttttggttgactgaaatatcttttctagggcaCAGAGTTTCTGAAGATGGAATTGccgtggatccggcaaaagttgaggccaTTATGAATTGGAAACAACCAGAAACTCCAACTgaagttagaagtttcttgggtttaGCAGGTTATTATAGGCGATTTATCCAGGATTTCTCGAAGATTGCAGGACCTATGACTGAGCTAACCAAGAAAGGAGCCAAGTTTGTCTGGACTCCGAAGTGCgagtcaagttttcaggaaCTAAAGAAGCGGTTAACATCCGCTCCCGTTTTGGTTTTACCCGATGGAGGTGAAGGTTATGTTGTATATTCTGATGCTTCCAGAGAAGGTCTGGGATGTGTCTTAATGCAAATGGGTAAGGTAGTTGCCTATGCTTCTAGGAgattgaaaccccacgaacaaaactacccaactcatgacCTAGAACTAGCCGCAGTAATTTTCgccttgaagaaatggagacactacttgTACGGCGTGACTTTTGAAGTTTATACGGACCATAAGAGCCTCACgtacttgttctcccaaaaggagctgaatttgagacaaaggcgatgggtagaatttctggaagattatgattgctcGATTAATTACCATCCAGGAAAAGCCAATGTG gactccttggggaccaagttgaagtttagtactgcgtaccatccccaaaccgacgggcagtcggaaaggacaattcaaactctggAGGATCTACTGAGGTCGTGTatactggattttggaggtaagtgGAGCCAATATATGACCTTAGTGGAATTTGCATATAATAACAGCTATCAGGCttcgattcaaatggcaccttatgaggCTTTGTATGGAagaag GAAATATTATCCTGATCCAAGTCACGTGTTGCCACTAGAAggaattgaggtggatgagACATTAACGTATGAAGAAGGACCGGTCAGGATTTTGGAGAGAGAAATGAAGGAACTGAGAAATAAGGAAATTCCTCTAGTAAAGATTCTATGGAAGAATCATGGACTGGAGGAAGCGACTTGGGAattagaagaagaaatgcagaacAAGTACCCTGATTTATTTCTCTAG